In the Salvia splendens isolate huo1 chromosome 16, SspV2, whole genome shotgun sequence genome, aaggctgatcccctttttagaacatatataagccaacgattgtgagtccaagcttctaaggaggatacaagaccacaattcagcttaagaaacaagcagttcgtctgaaacgaactgcaacaaagggaaagtccgatccacgcgataaaactcgccgaattaggacaagggaaagtccgatccacgcgataaaactcgccgaattaggacaagggaaagtccgatccccaaattaggacaagggaaagtccgatccgagcgataaaactcgccaaattaggacacaagcttagtccggtcaaagaaatttacttcataagaccaaagacgagtccggtcaaagaagtttacttcataagaccaaagacgagtccggtcaaagaagtttatttcataagaccgaggaccaagtccggtcaaagaagtttacttcataagaccaaagacgagtccggtcaaagaagcttacttcataagaccaaggacgagtccggtcaaagaagtttacttcataagaccgaggacgagcacgatgaaattttttcgctgagctgtaaatacgcagtgatagaagcgaaatgaaaatttcatttattaaatcttgttcggcatataattctgctgccctacgagaaggcgttacgccattacaaaggactattctactgtccatggttgctaaagttgagccatctattcacaaaatcctcgtgaagccgagttcggccattccgggcagctgaagaataagcaggtcgacgagatcctctaatcgacctaccgcctcttccctgagcccgggaagctctagcacctcggcggcgaagagtctcttcgcgaatcatttgttgatcttgctcactcataatcacagctcctctacgaacttcagtccgtccttgtcttgacgtttccggttgctcctgagtccgttctcgtcttgacgtttccggttgctcctgagttcgttgctgatttggagtaggattttgagcaagtggatcagaggtttgagctggagtgtgagcatctgttggcgggaaatgcctaaggaatctctcgattgaaggacgccgggaaagaatgatgtcgtaccgagaagcccagcgccgcaatgatttcacgacttgttggcaagccgagctctccagcgcattgttcctccggagtacatgatattcctcccacagttcgtcaactcgttcctgaacttcagagatggtcattcccccgcgcctgcagatgaaatcctcatacgcagtcctctcagcgacggcagtattcagctcggcctccagatctttcttttcggactctaagtccttattgtcggcctccagcttcactaaacaagccaagagttcgtcattcttcatctggtcagctatggcttttttctcagcttcgtctaaagcggaagagtacagccgcttccagtgaagtacctccagctccttaagagttaagaatacaaagcagctatgtcagttcggcatttcattttactgagcaggtagtaaaccacaacaggagtaaaagagagtacgaaaaactatacgaagacacaagtgtagaaagaagaattttttcattcataagaaaaaaaaattttacacaaggagggcttcaaggccattttacaagaaggaagaaactaaactaagagaagggagacgaaatcatactccgccagcttcgtctccggctcctcggtgaggttcagcttccttctccttgtctgtctcagcttcagcctcagcctccctgctccccccagcctgctcggtgcccccatcaccgatcagcagcacctcttgctcggcctgcctgtctccggtctgctgatcaggctgctcggtctcaccctctccgtggaaaattggagcgggtgaaactggccctaaggaggcaaagatagcctccatattctcgtcccggtcagctcggcaactacgaactcggtcagcagaaagcaggaccgaggacgaagcaagctcctcaaggagcggcagactctggagacgagctgctatctctcggccgtacagcggcaggacgacttcgggcccctgctcggcattatcggtcatcagtttcagcagatcaccgacaaaggccgaaaattgattgctcagaaagagtttctccgcgaaagcacggagaacctccccttgggcaaccacggcggcagcatccctccgtttcgtctgctctcgctggatgacgagctggtttttggcaaactgggcttcatcctgggccgagatcctagcagctctggccttctcaaagtctgccttagcctgttcggcctggtggcgagcagccgccaacttcctctgcatctcagcatagtcgctggacgctttagagagttcgactgcgacgagcttgctgagcatgctattcctctgaaaatggaaaaaggaaagagtcaacagaggggccaccaaaaaaacataggaaagaagcaaagccaaagaatcaagaagagaagttacctcggcaaagtccgttggccatgcaaaaggctcacagacatgctccgaagggggtgccaagacgatgtctctctccggcgctcttgggggcttctgggtcttccccttcccctttgccgaagtggactccggcttttttggatccgaagaagaggtcttctgcctcttcggattcttctcggcatcaggcgccgagctggtagccttctgtttctccggctccttaagctcggaggatttgcggctaatcttatttagcaagttcactgccaaaaagcaagaaagcaaggttagttttcaccacaaaagcagtaaggcacaaaaaagaagtcctcaccctcagtctcttcgtccgaagacgaggagtcgaacacgaagtcgcccttgacgagctcagactccaggtactgcttcctaatcataggaatcttattgagctcgccctcgagctcgttcaacggttctaaccgaggatgaggaatcacggacttcggccctctccagggaaagcccggagccgctgtcctattataaaaaaagaagcgatgttgccactttggccacttggttttgcagaaggccctaaaaggctgtaaggggatcaagtaaaaccaagatccttttctcttaaactggaaaaaattaaggattgccctcagagacagatccttatctagcctacgcagttcggcagcaaaggccgataagtgcctccaagaattcggagtcacctgacctaaagggagttggaaaaaatcaagcagctctacaaaggcagggggaagagggaaacgaagcccgcattccaagccggcttcataaacggtggcgtaaccctccggcggcgagtcagccctatgaaggtcgtcgggaatcgcaaccttccccccaggaaaaaaatatttttcgtgtagggatatcacagtatccttactcaagatgctgtgaaaatactctacggtcttctccccggattctttccggctagaagaccccttaccccctttcctaccgctacctgactcagaagaagaagaagaagacatggttcttactctttgaaagtctgaagaaattctgaagaaattcttgaaagcggaaggaaatttttacgcaaaagagagagaatgcagaagaagcaatagcaaaagtgttcaaatgatgaagaaaggacgtctttatcagattcggagaagatttcaaaatcatcgcaccgtttcgaatcccaccttttcaggattcaacggccggattttactgtcgcatttaatgcagtcacgcgcaaggcacgtcccctgacgtcagcctcccccgtacctttatccagaatgccgaagtgactcgcttcgccgaagtgattcacttcgcttttcggggggggtagtgatggggtacgtactaaacaagcccaatagcagtgacggcccatcagcccaaagcccaaggaagagtatcagttcggcattaccaaagagttcggccccagcctacagctcggtaaaagccgaccaatcaagctctactctcagatcggcaaaagctgctcggcaatagttcagcagttcggtctcagtatttgaccgaactgagagatagtggactcatgcagaacctccacgacctccactacacgatctatttagtggtgtcaactcatgcaggatctcatgcaggatagcggacaaaacaaagagatagtggacccatgcaggatctcatgacctccacgacatccacgacctagttagtggtgatgcaagccacgacctagttagtgatgatgtaacccacgacctagttagtggtgatgcaagccacgatcttagttcaatgtataaatagaacttagatcagatagactaaaaaagggaaaaaagctctctagacatcaaatatcatatagcaagtctgtatttgtaagctgtaaaccagatcaagcaatacaatcttgccctcctttcttcccgtggacgtagatttacctcagtaaatcgaaccacgtaattccttgtgtcgtgatctatattttttacccgcatttgttaccatcgaaaattcgcccaaccatcaataACACACAAATGAATGAACATCAATCAGATCATCAACAACAGGAAATGTGGATGGCAAAATGAAATTGACCTGCTTCTTCCGTTGAAAATCTTCAATGCCCTCGTTAACCATGGTTGCTCCGATGACTTCAATCAACGGAAGGATGGCACTGGAGGCGGTATACGGAGCAAGGGGCGTGAAGGACAAGCAGCCGGTGACAAGGAAGTAGAAATTAGCCACTCTCCTAAACTGTTCAAACAGAGACTTAGGCAAGAAACTTGCAGCTGTATACTTGGTAGATTTCACATAATTTGTGGCATAACTCCTAATGCTGGTGTCTGCACCATCTGGCTCATTGCAAAAAACCACTCTTGAAAAACCAGGCCTCCCAATCTGTGAGTGTTCATCTTTGAATCCTCCGATACCACATTTGAATGAGTAGATCTGGCTGAGATGCagcttcttccttctctctcCTCTCATTTTATAACAATGCTAAGCAATCACTCTCCCTCAAAATCAAAACTTTGGCTTCTGTCAATCAGATTCAGCCCCCCAAATCACAAAAAACCTATAAAGTATTGAAACTTCACCAAACAAGAAGAGGATGCAGACTCTAACAGTGACATATTTCAGAGAATCTGATGAATAAACAAAGACAGCTCCACCTTTTATCTTGAAAAGATTGGATCTTTGAAGTAAtaagagagaatggagatgGCCCAGAAATCAGCTGAAACAGTAGTACGATTTTGAAGAGAAATGATAGCTCAGAAGTGTTGAGAGTATTTCCGATATGACTGACAGTTGCACACcttaaatacacaaaaaatcACAGGAAAGTAGCTTCTCATACTAATCAATGCGCATAAACTTGAAATTTTCCGAAAACAAATTATGGAAAAGGACAAGTGGGTCATAGAATATAATCCCAtgatttcattttctacttattTTCGAATGAGTCTTCAGTATTTGGTCTAGAATAAAAAAAGCATTCTTCCAACTATTCTGTTGCCTCCACCTCCCTTTATCTAATAAAAATAGAGACTTTCCAATAGAAACATACTTCCTTCTGTCCATATGTTAAGGACTCACTCCTCAACGATGATCGGCGGCTCGATGGCTCGGCGATCCCAGATTTTTCCGGCGTCCCGTGAAGAGGGATCGGCGGGGATGCTAgcggcggctgtgcgcggaggctctccgtcgggcagcggcaaGCTAGGATTATAGGAAGAACTCGTTCTTTGTGGGCAAAATATATGTAAATTTTATTGATGAATGAATTAATGaacatagccctatttatagactaaggaccctagggtggTTCGACTTCTAATCCTAAcgcatctcgggaaagaaccacaaagaaaacccgaaataaatatttaacaaaaataactaattaccaaaaataaaagataaaaaaagaaattaatactcctaattACTTCGGGACGTAATCCCCGAACAAATCGGGCGGACGTCGGTTCCTCTTCGCCTTGGTCGTCGCGATCGACGTGTGCATGTCTTTCTCCCCCGACGGTGCGGCGCTTGGCGTTGGTTCCACTGCTGTCGCCGGCGTCGCCGTCGGTGTTTGCCTTCCCGCGGCTGCCTCTGATGTGGGGTTCGTATCAATTCCCCCCTCCATAGCgacctccttgtcctcaaggagcacATTTGGAAATTTCCGCTGCACCAGTTCAAGAGGCTCCCACGTAGGCGAATCGGTGCCATCGGACCAGCGAACCAACACATGCTCCACGGGTCTATCGTCGTGCCATAAAACCTGTTTATCCAATACCCGAACCGGATAAACCACCGGCATGTCCCCACAGAACTCCGTCGGCAGTACTAACCCGGCGGTGCCGTCTGCCACGAATTCGCGAATGAGGCTTACGTGGAAGACGTTGTGAATCCTACTCCCTTCCGGTAGCCGCAAGCGATACGCGACCGGTCCAACACGTTCCAACACCTCAAATGGCCCGTAGTAACGTCGTGCTAGTTTGGCTGACTGAGGACGAGCCACCGAATGCTGCCTATAAGGTTGGAGTTTCAAAAGAACCAAGTCACCCACTTCGAATTCCACATGGCGACGGTGTTTGTTGGCTGACTCGCGCATACGCTGCTGGGCGCGCTCTAAATTCCGCCGTAACTCCACCAACAGCTCCCCTCGTTGGCGGATCAACTCCGCCGCTTCTGGAGGCGTTGCCCGTGAAGGGGCCGCATAAACCAAGTTTGGCGGCTCCCGTCCATAGAGCGCTTTATAGGGAGACATTCCCAAGCCCGCATGATGAAAACAATTGAGAGCAAGCTCAGCCCACGGGAGGAAATTCGCCCATTTGGATGGTCGATCGGCCGTGAACGCGCGCAAGTACTGTTCCAATCCCCTATTTCGCACTTCCGTCTGACCGTCCGACTGGGGGTGGTACGCCGTCGAGAAATTCAATTTCGTGCCACTAAGCCGCATTAACTCCTTCCAACACAGGTTTAAGAAAACTGAATCCCTGTCGGAGACCAAGGTCTTTGGAAAACCGTGGTGGCGCACGACTGTATTGATGAACAGTTGAGCCACGCATAAAGCATCAAACCTCGTTGGCAACGGAGCAAAATGTGCGTATTTTGACAAGCGGTCTACAACCACCATTATTACCGTGTAGCCCCGCGAATGAGGTAAGCCTGTAATAAAGTCCATGGACACGTCTTCCCATACTTGGGACGGAATTGGCAGGGGCTGTAGCAACCCGGCCGGCTTTTGGGTCGAGTATTTCGTCGTCTGGCACACGATGCATGCTTCCACAAACCTCTTAACTTCTCTCTTCATGTTGGGCCAGTAAAATTCGGCAGTCACGCGGCGCAACGTACGCTCGAACCCTGGGTGACCCGCCGATTGCGAGCAATGATATTCCGTCAGAATCGGCATCCTTGCTGACGACCGTGAGCTCACAAATAAGCGCCGGTTGTAGTATACCAGGCCGTCTACTAAGGTCAAATGAGGTGGGGCCCGACCTTCCTTGATGTCGCCCACGATCTCTCGCATTTCTGGGGACGTCGCGGTTTCCCGCCGAAGTAACTCTAGCAGCTGCGGAATAGGGTGTGCCGCGGCTGCAAGGAGTTCGCCGTTGCGCGCTGCTCCTGGCTCGTTGTCGGCGTCCGGGGGCGCTACTGCGTGCGTGCCGTCGGAAGGCTCGTCTGCCTCGCGCCGTGACAGTGCGTCGGCTGCGCGGTTCGTGATTCCCTTCTTATACTCGATAACGAACTTATACCCCATGAGCTTACGCACATATAGCTGTTGCTCCGGCGTCTGCACTATCTGCTGGAGTAGTTCTTTTAAACTCTTTTGATCACTCCTAATAATGAACTCCCTTCCCAGGAGATACTGACGCCATTTATGTACCGCCTCGACAATCGCGTATAATTCTTTGTGATAAGTAGACGCGACTCGGCGGCGAGGCCCAAGTTTCTTGCTAAAGAAGGCAATCGGGTGAGTTTCCTGTAGTAATACTGCGCCAATGCCCGTATCCGAGGCGTCCGTCTCGATGCAGAAGGTCTTCTCAAAATCAGGCAGACGAAGTACCGGGGCTGTTGTCATGGCTCCCTTCAGATCCAAGAAACTAGAGTCCGCCTCCGGGGTCCATACAAATGCGTCTTTTTTCAACATATCGGTCAATGGTGACGCAATCAGTGCGTATCCTGCCACGAAACGGCGGTAATACCCGGTGAGCCCCAAGAACCCCCGGAGTTGCTTAACATTCTTTGGCTTCGGCCAGGCTGTCATCGCACTAATTTTATTGGGGTCGGCCATAAGAGAACCGTTACTGATCAAGTGTCCTAGATATTCAACGGTGGGACTGCAGAAGGAGCACTTGGGCAATTTGACGAAGAAACTATTTTGTTGTAAAACTCTCAATACGGCGGCCAAATGTTCCTCATGATCTTCCAGCGTCGGACTATAGACCAGTATGTCATCGAAGAAAACAATGATGAACCTTCTTAACATCGGCTGGAAAATTGCGTTCATTGCTGCCTGAAAGGTCGACGGGGCATTTGTtaatccaaaaggcattaccaAGAACTCGAAATGGCCGTCATGTGTGCGAAAGGCCGTTTTGAATACATCGTCCTCTTGCATCCTGATCTGATGGTATCCTGACCGCAAATCTAGTTTCGTAAACACCCTGGCCTTTCCCAATTCATCAAACAGCTCATCCGCCGTGGGTATTGGAAAATGGTCCGGTACAGTGGCCGTGTTCAGCGCACGATAATCAATGCAGAAGCGAAAAGATCCATCTTTCTTACGGATCAGTAGCACTGGTGAAGAGAATGGACTGTTGCTTCTCTGAATAATCCCCTGATCCAACATATCCTTGACCTGGCGCTCTATCTCGTTTTTTTGAAAATAGGGGTAGCGGTAAGGCCTGACATTGATCGGTTTTGTGCCCGGCAGCAGATGTATGCGGTGATCATAAGGGCGCGATGGTGGCATCCCGGCCGGCATGCTAAAAACCGGCCTGTAAGACTCTAGAACCGCAGCTATGGGTGGCGCCAGATCCGCCGGGAATTCCTCTCGGTTCTCGGACGGGGTAGTGGTTGGTTCCGGATCCAAGAGCATGATCTCATATACCTCCAAACCTCCTGAAGGGGACATCATAGCAGCCAGTGAGGCGCCATCTATCTTGCGGGCGGGTGGCGTAACCCCCGTCAACTTAATACGGTTCTCCCCGTGCATGAATTCCAATGTCTTTCCCGCAAAATATGCGGTCACTTTCCCCAACGATTCCAGCCAGTCCATTCCTAGGATCACATCTGGCCCGTGAATAGGCAGAATATGGAGATCCACCATAAAAACCGTGCCCTGCACCTCCAATTTAGTCTGTCTGGAGACGTGTGTGCAAAGAAGGGCCGCCCCGTTACCCACAATCACCTTGAATGGTCGAATAGGCGACAGCGGCAAGTGCAATGATTCTGCAACCTTCGGGTGGAGAAAATCCCGGTCGCTCCCTGTGTCAATTAATACACACACCTCACGATCGTGTATAACCCCCACGACCTTAATCGGTCGAGATCGACGACCCCCATCCATTGCGTGAACATGTGACACGTCTGTTGGTACCGTCTCCTCTCCCGATAAGCCATCcgcctcctcatcctcctctgcCTCGTCCTCGGCGTAGCATAGTAGTCTTTGTTTGCACACATGTCCGACGATCCACTTTTCGGGGCAATAGTAACACAAACCCAAACGGGCGCGCTCCGTCTTTTCGGCCTGGGATACCCGAATGGCGCCGGGTCGCAGCCTTTCCCCACCGCGGCTGACTGGGCCCGCCGTCTGGCCTGCCGTGGCCGAGCCCGCTCCTGACGTTGGGCCTACCGAGGTAATAGGTTGGCCTCGGCCCTCACGGTTCTGCCAAGGCCGACGTTGTGGCGCTGAAAGGGCCGGCTGAGGTCCGCGCTCATACGGAACATCTGTCCACTCCAAAACCAAGGCCATTGCGGCTGATAGG is a window encoding:
- the LOC121771376 gene encoding putative phospholipid-transporting ATPase 9, encoding MRGERRKKLHLSQIYSFKCGIGGFKDEHSQIGRPGFSRVVFCNEPDGADTSIRSYATNYVKSTKYTAASFLPKSLFEQFRRVANFYFLVTGCLSFTPLAPYTASSAILPLIEVIGATMVNEGIEDFQRKKQDIEINNRKVKVHQDFQGDGMAKSESG